A window of the Aeromicrobium phoceense genome harbors these coding sequences:
- a CDS encoding arylsulfatase: MAVIDRRTRVVPDGTGLPMQPNEDAMRRDVLPVPDRAPVGLVTYDAKDPDTRHEPIRPIRPPSTAPNVLVVLLDDVGFGASSAFGGVIATPHAERLASAGLKYNRFHTTALCSPTRAALLSGRNHHTVGMGGITEIATSAPGYDSRRPNTCAPLAEILKLNGYSTAQFGKCHEVPVWETSPLGPFDNWPTGSGFEYFYGFIGGEAHQFYPALYEGTTPVEPDRTPEDGYHLMGDMTDKAIGWMRRQKSLMPDKPFFAYFAPGATHAPHHVPAEWIDKYAGRFDAGWDVLREEIFAQQKQIGVIPADAQLTPRPAEIPAWDEMPDELKPVLRRQMEVYAAFLEFTDHHVGRLLDALEDLEVFEDTLIYYIIGDNGASAEGTMNGTYNEMINFNGAAALETPEFLMSKLADFGGPDSYSHYSVGWAHAMDTPYQWTKQVASHFGGTRNGAIVHWPRGFTAAGAVRSQFAHVIDVAPTILEAAGLAEPTFVHGVQQTPMEGVSMRYSFDDGTAADRHETQYFEMFGNRGVYHRGWTAVTRHKTPWLLIGEDVPAFDDDVWELYDTNTDWTQSEDLAQTHPEKLHELQRLFLIEAVRHQVLPLDDRAAERLSPEVSGRPQLVRGNRQRLYAGMGRLSEHSVVSIKNASHAVTAEVTVEDDAHGVIIAQGGSIGGWTLYVKDGCLRYCYNLFGIHRFYVGSETRLSAGRHQVRMEFDYEGPGLGKGGTVRLYVNGEEVGEGRVDATAAMIFSADDTCDVGREDGALVADDYPVPNHFSGEVHWVEIAVGEDAQDADHHLSPEEMLRIVLARQ, from the coding sequence ATGGCAGTCATCGACCGCCGCACGCGGGTGGTCCCCGACGGAACGGGTCTGCCCATGCAACCGAACGAGGACGCCATGCGACGCGATGTGCTCCCGGTGCCGGATCGGGCACCCGTCGGGCTGGTCACCTACGACGCCAAGGACCCGGACACGCGCCACGAGCCCATCAGGCCCATCCGCCCGCCCAGCACCGCGCCGAACGTACTGGTCGTGCTGCTCGACGACGTCGGGTTCGGTGCCTCGAGTGCCTTCGGGGGCGTCATCGCGACGCCTCACGCCGAACGCCTCGCCTCGGCCGGGCTGAAGTACAACCGGTTCCACACGACGGCGCTGTGCTCACCGACGAGGGCCGCCCTCCTGAGCGGCCGCAACCATCACACGGTGGGCATGGGCGGCATCACCGAGATCGCGACCTCCGCACCCGGCTATGACTCGCGACGTCCCAACACCTGTGCGCCGCTGGCGGAGATCCTCAAGCTCAACGGCTACTCCACGGCCCAGTTCGGGAAGTGCCACGAGGTCCCGGTGTGGGAGACGAGCCCGCTCGGCCCGTTCGACAACTGGCCCACGGGAAGCGGCTTCGAGTACTTCTACGGGTTCATCGGCGGCGAGGCGCACCAGTTCTACCCGGCGCTCTACGAAGGCACGACCCCCGTGGAGCCCGACCGCACTCCTGAGGACGGCTACCACCTCATGGGCGACATGACCGACAAGGCGATCGGGTGGATGCGGCGGCAGAAGTCGCTCATGCCCGACAAGCCGTTCTTCGCCTACTTCGCCCCGGGCGCCACGCATGCTCCTCACCACGTGCCCGCCGAGTGGATCGACAAGTACGCCGGGCGCTTCGACGCGGGCTGGGACGTCCTGCGCGAGGAGATCTTCGCGCAGCAGAAGCAGATCGGCGTCATCCCCGCCGACGCGCAGCTCACGCCCCGCCCGGCCGAGATCCCCGCGTGGGACGAGATGCCCGACGAGCTCAAGCCGGTGCTGCGCCGCCAGATGGAGGTCTACGCCGCCTTCCTCGAGTTCACCGATCACCACGTCGGCCGGCTCCTGGACGCGCTCGAGGACCTCGAGGTGTTCGAGGACACGCTGATCTACTACATCATCGGAGACAACGGCGCCTCGGCCGAGGGAACCATGAACGGCACCTACAACGAGATGATCAACTTCAACGGTGCGGCCGCGCTGGAGACACCGGAGTTCCTCATGTCGAAGCTGGCGGACTTCGGCGGCCCCGACTCCTACAGCCACTACTCGGTGGGGTGGGCCCACGCGATGGACACCCCGTACCAGTGGACCAAGCAGGTCGCCTCGCACTTCGGCGGCACGCGCAACGGAGCGATCGTGCACTGGCCGCGCGGGTTCACGGCCGCCGGAGCCGTGCGCTCCCAGTTCGCCCACGTCATCGACGTCGCCCCGACCATCCTCGAGGCGGCCGGGCTGGCCGAGCCCACCTTCGTCCACGGCGTGCAGCAGACGCCGATGGAGGGGGTCTCCATGCGGTACTCGTTCGACGACGGGACCGCCGCGGACCGGCACGAGACCCAGTACTTCGAGATGTTCGGCAACCGCGGGGTCTACCACCGCGGGTGGACCGCCGTCACGCGGCACAAGACCCCGTGGCTGCTGATCGGCGAGGACGTGCCCGCCTTCGACGACGACGTCTGGGAGCTCTACGACACGAACACCGACTGGACCCAGAGCGAGGATTTGGCACAGACGCACCCCGAGAAGCTGCACGAGCTGCAACGACTCTTCCTCATCGAGGCGGTGCGCCACCAGGTGCTGCCGCTGGACGATCGAGCAGCGGAGCGCCTGTCGCCGGAGGTGAGCGGCCGGCCCCAACTCGTCCGCGGCAACCGTCAGCGGCTCTACGCCGGGATGGGACGTCTCTCCGAGCACTCGGTGGTCAGCATCAAGAACGCGTCCCACGCCGTCACGGCCGAGGTCACGGTGGAGGACGACGCCCACGGCGTGATCATCGCCCAGGGTGGCAGCATCGGCGGCTGGACCCTGTACGTGAAGGACGGCTGCCTGCGGTACTGCTACAACCTGTTCGGCATCCATCGCTTCTACGTCGGCAGCGAGACGAGGTTGTCCGCCGGGCGTCACCAGGTGCGGATGGAGTTCGACTACGAGGGTCCGGGCCTGGGCAAGGGCGGCACCGTTCGCCTGTACGTGAACGGGGAGGAGGTCGGCGAGGGCAGGGTCGACGCCACCGCCGCGATGATCTTCTCCGCGGACGACACGTGCGATGTCGGACGCGAGGACGGTGCGCTGGTGGCCGACGACTATCCCGTGCCGAACCACTTCAGCGGCGAGGTGCACTGGGTGGAGATCGCGGTCGGCGAGGACGCCCAGGACGCGGACCATCACCTCTCCCCCGAGGAGATGCTGCGCATCGTGCTGGCGCGGCAGTGA